From a single Raphanus sativus cultivar WK10039 chromosome 3, ASM80110v3, whole genome shotgun sequence genomic region:
- the LOC108845261 gene encoding vacuolar protein-sorting protein BRO1-like → MGKTIIKICLISARQLLIGTGFASSLLKHQWFAVGWIDPENKYCTTIDDSRSDNPLWRTNFITSLDDDDDDSKIQAALHVEVYSREPIFLTKKLHGTVTVSLKEFLAKFKNQSSVVEETRSYQLRRTNSIKPQGFVDVSVRISAERQDFGGFTGDFRGVMLSNNSGSSQPPFASLNQPNNPKPFSIPPDNHHSSMPNPLTNNASPQMQQSYYPPPPMQQPYYSPPQMQEPYYPPPPMQQPYYPSAPMQQPYYPPPPLIQEPYYPSAPMQPPPPPETWNAGYIPRSENAVNIPSSSSSSGGAGREYPRTRPGLGRDYMSGAEQDQKFSGSYTK, encoded by the exons ATGGGCAAAACCATTATCAAAATCTGTTTGATATCAGCACGACAACTTCTTATCGGAACCGGATTCGCATCCTCACTACTGAAACACCAGTGGTTCGCTGTTGGATGGATCGATCCAGAAAATAAATACTGCACCACAATCGATGATTCAAGATCAGACAACCCGCTTTGGAGAACAAACTTCATTACTTCACtcgacgatgatgatgatgattccaAGATTCAGGCCGCCTTGCACGTTGAGGTTTATAGCAGAGAACCAATCTTCTTAACGAAGAAGCTTCATGGCACTGTTACTGTTTCCTTGAAGGAGTTTCTAGCTAAGTTTAAGAACCAGAGTTCTGTTGTTGAGGAAACCAGAAGCTATCAGCTTAGGAGGACGAACTCAATTAAGCCTCAAGGATTTGTTGATGTGTCGGTCCGTATATCTGCTGAAAGACAAGACTTTGGCGGTTTTACTG GAGATTTTAGAGGAGTCATGCTTTCTAACAACTCCGGTTCATCACAGCCTCCATTTGCTTCACTGAACCAACCAAACAATCCAAAGCCCTTCTCAATCCCGCCAGATAACCACCACTCCTCAATGCCTAATCCTCTAACGAACAACGCTTCCCCACAAATGCAACAATCTTACTATCCTCCTCCACCAATGCAACAACCTTACTATTCTCCTCCACAAATGCAAGAACCTTACTATCCTCCTCCACCAATGCAGCAACCTTACTATCCTTCTGCACCAATGCAACAACCTTACTATCCTCCTCCTCCACTAATCCAGGAACCTTACTATCCTTCTGCACCAATgcagccaccaccaccaccagaaACTTGGAACGCAGGCTACATCCCGAGGTCAGAGAACGCTGTGAATattccatcatcatcatcatcatctggaGGAGCAGGAAGAGAATATCCAAGGACTAGACCAGGACTGGGCAGAGACTATATGTCAGGAGCAGAGCAGGACCAGAAGTTTTCAGGGTCctacacaaaataa